From one Streptomyces sp. CA-210063 genomic stretch:
- a CDS encoding lysine N(6)-hydroxylase/L-ornithine N(5)-oxygenase family protein — MKTHDFIGIGLGPFNLGLACLTEPIAELDGIFLDSKPHFEWHSGMFLDGAHLQTPFMSDLVTLADPTSPYSFLNYLKDSGRLYSFYIRESFYPLRVEYDDYCRWAAGRLSNVRFNTTVTEVTYDERAELYAVRTAAGDILRARHLVLGTGTVPFIPEACQGLGGDFFHNAQYMHRKAELQAKKSITIVGSGQSAAEIYYELLSEIDTHGYQLNWVTRSPRFFPLEYTKLTLEMTSPDYIDYFRELPEETRYRLEKQQKGLFKGINSELIDSIFDLLYQKNVSSGGRPVPTRLLTNSSLNSAGYEDGRYTLGLRQDEQGKDYEIETEGLVLATGYHYRPPAFLAGINDRLLFDGHGRFDVARNYAIDTTGRGVFLQNAGVHTHSITSPDLGMGAYRNSYIIRELLGTEYYPVEKTIAFQEFAV, encoded by the coding sequence GTGAAAACACACGACTTCATCGGCATCGGACTGGGACCCTTCAACCTCGGCCTCGCCTGCCTCACCGAGCCCATCGCCGAACTCGACGGGATCTTCCTGGACTCGAAGCCCCACTTCGAGTGGCACTCGGGCATGTTCCTCGACGGCGCCCACCTCCAGACCCCGTTCATGTCGGACCTGGTCACCCTCGCCGACCCGACGTCTCCCTACTCCTTCCTCAACTACCTGAAGGACTCGGGCCGTCTGTACTCGTTCTACATCCGCGAGAGCTTCTACCCGCTCCGCGTCGAGTACGACGACTACTGCCGCTGGGCCGCAGGCCGGCTGAGCAACGTCCGCTTCAACACGACGGTCACCGAGGTGACGTACGACGAGAGGGCTGAGCTTTACGCCGTAAGGACGGCGGCCGGTGACATCCTCCGCGCCCGGCACCTCGTCCTCGGCACCGGCACCGTCCCCTTCATCCCCGAGGCCTGCCAGGGCCTGGGCGGCGACTTCTTCCACAACGCCCAGTACATGCACCGCAAGGCGGAGCTCCAGGCAAAGAAGTCGATCACGATCGTCGGCAGCGGGCAGTCCGCCGCCGAGATCTACTACGAGCTCCTCTCCGAGATCGACACGCACGGCTACCAGCTCAACTGGGTCACCCGCTCCCCGAGGTTCTTCCCCCTCGAATACACCAAGCTGACACTGGAGATGACGTCCCCGGACTACATCGACTACTTCCGCGAACTGCCCGAGGAGACCCGCTACCGGCTGGAGAAGCAGCAGAAGGGTCTGTTCAAGGGCATCAACTCGGAACTGATCGACTCGATCTTCGACCTGCTCTACCAGAAGAACGTCAGCAGCGGCGGCCGCCCGGTCCCCACCCGCCTGCTCACCAACTCGTCCCTCAACAGCGCCGGTTACGAGGACGGGCGGTACACCCTCGGCCTGCGCCAGGACGAGCAGGGCAAGGACTACGAGATCGAGACCGAGGGCCTGGTCCTGGCCACCGGCTACCACTACCGGCCGCCGGCCTTCCTCGCCGGGATCAACGACCGGCTCCTCTTCGACGGCCACGGCCGCTTCGACGTGGCCCGCAACTACGCCATCGACACCACGGGCCGCGGCGTCTTCCTGCAGAACGCGGGCGTCCACACCCACAGCATCACCTCGCCCGACCTGGGCATGGGCGCGTACCGGAACTCGTACATCATCCGCGAGCTGCTCGGCACGGAGTACTACCCGGTCGAGAAGACCATCGCCTTCCAGGAGTTCGCTGTATGA
- a CDS encoding ABC transporter substrate-binding protein translates to MSNARAAHLTRRGILAAGGALGLGAVLAACGDENSTSSSTGSDKETAAAESGPWSFKDDRGETAKTDEVPANIVAFVGVAAALYDYGIDVKGVFGPTKTTDGKADVQAGDLDISKVTILGNVWDEFNVEKYAALSPDVLITTLFDDAGTLWYVPEASKDKIAKLAPSVGISAYDRQLTEPLQRMLELAKSLGADAESEKITAAKKRFEDAAARLRAAAKAKPDIKVLAGSASQDIFYVSGSNLSIDLEYYKALGVNFAEPSAAALKASGGWFENLSWENVDKYDADVIIMDNRTSAIQPDAIEEATWKKLPAVKAGQVIGRNPEPILSYDKCAPLLEELAEAIENAKKVS, encoded by the coding sequence ATGTCCAACGCCAGAGCCGCTCATCTCACCCGCCGTGGCATCCTCGCCGCCGGTGGCGCACTCGGCCTCGGTGCCGTGCTCGCCGCCTGTGGAGACGAGAACTCGACGAGCAGCAGCACTGGCTCCGACAAGGAGACGGCTGCCGCCGAGTCCGGCCCCTGGTCGTTCAAGGACGACCGCGGCGAGACCGCCAAGACCGACGAGGTCCCGGCGAACATCGTCGCGTTCGTGGGTGTCGCCGCCGCGCTGTACGACTACGGCATCGACGTCAAGGGCGTCTTCGGCCCGACCAAGACGACGGACGGCAAGGCCGACGTCCAGGCCGGCGACCTCGACATCAGCAAGGTCACCATCCTCGGCAACGTCTGGGACGAGTTCAACGTCGAGAAGTACGCCGCTCTCTCCCCCGACGTCCTCATCACCACGCTGTTCGACGACGCCGGCACCCTCTGGTACGTCCCCGAGGCCTCCAAGGACAAGATCGCCAAGCTCGCCCCGAGCGTCGGCATCTCCGCGTACGACCGCCAGCTGACCGAGCCGCTGCAGCGCATGCTGGAGCTGGCCAAGTCGCTCGGCGCGGACGCGGAGTCGGAGAAGATCACCGCGGCCAAGAAGCGGTTCGAGGACGCGGCCGCCCGGCTGCGCGCGGCCGCCAAGGCCAAGCCCGACATCAAGGTGCTGGCCGGTTCCGCCAGCCAGGACATCTTCTATGTGTCCGGCTCGAACCTCTCCATCGACCTCGAGTACTACAAGGCCCTCGGCGTGAACTTCGCCGAGCCCAGCGCTGCCGCACTGAAGGCCAGCGGAGGTTGGTTCGAGAACCTCAGCTGGGAGAACGTCGACAAGTACGACGCGGACGTCATCATCATGGACAACCGCACGTCGGCGATCCAGCCGGACGCGATCGAAGAGGCGACGTGGAAGAAGCTGCCGGCGGTGAAGGCGGGACAGGTCATCGGGCGTAACCCCGAGCCGATCCTGTCCTACGACAAGTGCGCGCCGCTTCTCGAGGAGCTGGCCGAGGCGATCGAGAACGCGAAGAAGGTCTCCTGA
- the desA gene encoding lysine decarboxylase DesA, which produces MRSHLLNDTTAERYRRTVTEGVERVAAKLATTDRPFTGVTVDALSPGIEKIDLDKPLHDTAAVLDELEEVYLRDAIYFHHPRYLAHLNCPVVIPAVLGEAVLSAVNSSLDTWDQSAGGTLIERKLIDWTNERIGFGPSADGVFTSGGSQSNLQALLLAREEAKPGPGGWGGPADTAKLRIFASEVSHFSVKKSAKLLGLGQDAVVSIPVDADKRMQTMALARELERCKSDGLVPMAVVATSGTTDFGSIDPLPEIAELCAQYDTWMHVDAAYGCGLLVSLKRRALLDGIERADSVTVDYHKSFFQPVSSSAVLVRDASTLRHATYHAEYLNPRRMVTERIPNQVDKSLQTTRRFDALKLWMTLRTMGADGIGQLFDEVCDLAEEGWKLLAADPRYDVVVEPQLSTLVYRYIPEAVTDPAEIDRANLYARKALFASGDAVVAGTKVGGRHYLKFTLLNPETTADDIAAVLDLIAGHAEQYLGESLDRVAS; this is translated from the coding sequence ATGCGCTCGCACCTGCTCAATGACACGACCGCGGAGCGGTACCGCCGCACCGTGACCGAAGGCGTGGAGCGGGTGGCGGCCAAACTCGCCACCACCGACCGACCGTTCACCGGTGTCACCGTCGACGCCCTCTCCCCCGGCATCGAGAAGATCGACCTCGACAAGCCGCTGCACGACACGGCCGCCGTCCTCGACGAACTCGAGGAGGTGTACCTGCGCGACGCGATCTACTTCCACCACCCGCGCTACCTCGCCCACCTCAACTGCCCGGTCGTCATCCCGGCCGTGCTCGGCGAGGCCGTGCTCTCCGCCGTCAACTCCTCCCTGGACACCTGGGACCAGTCGGCCGGCGGCACCCTGATCGAGCGCAAACTGATCGACTGGACCAACGAGCGCATCGGGTTCGGTCCCTCCGCCGACGGCGTGTTCACCTCCGGCGGCTCGCAGTCCAACCTCCAGGCGCTGCTTCTCGCCCGTGAGGAGGCCAAGCCAGGGCCGGGCGGGTGGGGGGGACCAGCCGACACCGCCAAACTGCGGATCTTCGCCTCCGAGGTCAGCCACTTCAGCGTGAAGAAGTCGGCGAAACTCCTGGGCCTCGGCCAGGACGCCGTCGTCTCCATCCCGGTGGACGCCGACAAGCGCATGCAGACGATGGCCCTCGCCCGCGAGCTGGAACGCTGCAAGAGCGACGGTCTCGTCCCCATGGCCGTCGTCGCCACCTCCGGCACCACCGACTTCGGCTCCATAGACCCGCTGCCCGAGATAGCCGAGCTCTGCGCCCAGTACGACACGTGGATGCACGTCGACGCCGCCTACGGCTGCGGCCTGCTCGTCTCGCTCAAGCGCCGCGCCCTCCTCGACGGCATCGAGCGCGCCGACTCCGTCACCGTGGACTACCACAAGTCCTTCTTCCAGCCGGTGAGTTCGTCCGCCGTGCTCGTCCGGGACGCGTCCACGCTCCGCCACGCCACCTACCACGCGGAGTACCTCAACCCGCGCCGCATGGTCACCGAGCGCATCCCCAACCAGGTCGACAAGTCCCTCCAGACCACCCGCCGCTTCGACGCCCTCAAGCTGTGGATGACGCTGCGCACGATGGGCGCCGACGGCATCGGCCAGCTCTTCGACGAGGTCTGCGACCTGGCGGAGGAGGGCTGGAAACTGCTCGCCGCCGACCCGCGCTACGACGTGGTCGTCGAGCCCCAACTGTCCACGCTGGTCTACCGCTACATCCCCGAGGCCGTCACCGACCCGGCCGAGATCGACCGCGCCAACCTCTACGCCCGCAAGGCCCTGTTCGCCTCCGGCGACGCCGTGGTCGCGGGCACCAAGGTCGGCGGTCGCCACTACCTGAAGTTCACCTTGCTCAACCCCGAGACCACGGCCGACGACATCGCCGCCGTCCTCGATCTGATCGCCGGCCATGCCGAGCAGTACCTGGGAGAATCCCTTGACCGCGTCGCTTCCTGA
- a CDS encoding siderophore-interacting protein, protein MTTAVAAPFRFFSLQVVRTERLGPSLVRVSFAGDDLRYFHSDGRDQSLSLFLPHPGQDAPAIPFELGDGWWQAWRELPDDVRAVMRSYTLRGLRSDVHGETVEIDIDFVLHGVEPGAAVPAGPASRWAAQATTGDRVVLLGPAVADNRAIRFRPPADADLVLIWADETALPAASSILESLPAGTRARVWLEVHHPGDIQDLATDADAEINWIVRTEGAPTALDTIRAAQLPPGELPYAWIAGESGRVKELRRHLVRERGIDKRRVTFVGYWREGLTEEQLRERGE, encoded by the coding sequence ATGACGACGGCCGTAGCCGCACCCTTCCGTTTCTTCTCTCTTCAGGTCGTACGGACGGAGCGGCTGGGGCCGTCTCTCGTGCGTGTCTCGTTCGCCGGGGACGACCTGAGGTACTTCCACTCCGACGGCCGCGATCAGTCGCTGTCCCTCTTTCTGCCGCATCCGGGGCAGGACGCCCCGGCCATCCCCTTCGAGCTGGGCGACGGCTGGTGGCAGGCGTGGCGGGAACTGCCGGACGACGTGCGGGCGGTGATGCGCTCGTACACCCTGCGGGGGCTCCGCTCGGACGTCCACGGGGAGACCGTCGAGATCGACATCGACTTCGTGCTGCACGGTGTGGAGCCGGGGGCGGCCGTGCCCGCCGGGCCCGCGTCCCGGTGGGCCGCCCAAGCGACCACCGGCGACCGGGTGGTCCTGCTCGGGCCCGCCGTCGCCGACAACCGGGCGATCCGTTTCCGGCCGCCGGCGGACGCCGACCTCGTGCTGATCTGGGCCGACGAGACGGCGCTGCCCGCCGCCTCGTCGATCCTGGAGTCGCTGCCCGCCGGCACGCGGGCCCGGGTCTGGCTGGAGGTCCACCACCCGGGGGACATCCAGGACCTGGCGACGGACGCCGACGCCGAGATCAACTGGATCGTACGGACCGAGGGCGCGCCGACCGCCCTCGACACCATCCGCGCCGCCCAACTGCCGCCCGGCGAACTGCCGTACGCGTGGATCGCCGGTGAGTCCGGCCGGGTGAAGGAGCTGCGCCGCCATCTCGTGCGGGAGCGCGGGATCGACAAGCGGCGGGTGACCTTCGTCGGGTACTGGCGTGAGGGTCTGACGGAGGAGCAGCTGCGGGAGCGCGGCGAATAA